The Episyrphus balteatus chromosome 4, idEpiBalt1.1, whole genome shotgun sequence genome includes a window with the following:
- the LOC129918439 gene encoding tigger transposable element-derived protein 6-like, with protein sequence MSGKGRKLTSLTIKQKLQILRLVEAKLKSRKEIAEQFKCDVSTINRVARNKTKLEEAAQTNQNSKRKRLRMSSNEKVETTLTLWFNQMRSQNAIISGIQLMSKAKEFALKLNEDFEPTSGWLWRWKRRENIKYKKIQGELVDADTVGADLYQQEVLPNLISEYEPCNIFNADESGLCFRALPNGTLTKKGSTPTGGKIDKARLTLLFLCNADGTFKKVFAIGKPKNPRCFKGKTIPLPYYSQNKAWMTSSLWSKLIKEFDNEMIRQKRKVLLFVDNAACHKVDNLEIENVKIEFLPANTTSILQPLDQGIIHCFKAYYRQIIVRKQLLAIENGVTIKQFSKSITILRALMYIKRAWWLVKPDTISNCYQKAGFLPGENSEPEVEEIWDVPIEPTIFEEYVQYDNNVQCYGLLSEEEIIADINNENQEEEDDIDNYEEELEPPSFTEALKALTVIRKFIEHNNIDDGETERLEEKMFKYRFQNTTQTKITDYFLL encoded by the exons ATGTCTGGAAAAGGACGAAAACTGACTAGCCttacaattaaacaaaaattacaaatcctACGCCTGGTTGAAGCCAAATTGAAATCGAGAAAGGAAATTGCTGAACAATTTAAGTGCGATGTGTCCACAATTAATAGAGTGGCGAGAAATAAGACAAAATTGGAAGAAGCTGCACAAACTAACCAAAATTCTAAAAGGAAACGTTTGCGAATGAGTTCTAATGAAAAAGTAGAGACTACTCTCACTCTATGGTTTAATCAAATGCGATCCCAAAATGCAATTATTAGTGGTATTCAGCTAATGAGCAAAGCCAAAGAGtttgctttaaaattaaatgaagacTTTGAGCCAACAAGCGGTTGGCTATGGCGTTGGAAACGCAGGGAAAATATTAAGTATAAGAAAATCCAAGGTGAGCTAGTTGACGCAGATACTGTAGGAGCTGATCTGTACCAACAAGAAGTTCTACCGAACCTGATTTCCGAATACGAACCATGCAATATCTTTAATGCTGACGAAAGCGGCCTTTGTTTCAGAGCCTTACCAAATGGTACATTGACAAAAAAAGGTAGCACCCCAACAGGTGGAAAAATTGATAAAGCTCGACTAACCCTGCTGTTTCTCTGCAATGCCGATGGAACATTCAAAAAAGTATTTGCCATCGGAAAACCTAAAAATCCAAGGTGCTTTAAAGGAAAAACTATTCCACTTCCTTATTATTCCCAAAATAAAGCATGGATGACATCTTCTTTGTGGAGtaaattgataaaagaattTGATAATGAAATGATTAGACAGAAGAGAAAGGTTTTATTGTTCGTGGACAACGCAGCATGTCACAAGGTTGACAACTtagaaattgaaaatgttaaaattgaaTTCTTGCCAGCAAATACCACTTCGATCTTACAGCCTCTCGACCAAGGTATAATTCATTGTTTCAAAGCCTATTACCGTCAAATTATAGTGCGGAAGCAATTACTGGCAATCGAGAATGGTGTTACAATTAAACAGTTTTCCAAGTCAATCACAATTCTCAGAGCACTCATGTACATCAAACGAGCTTGGTGGCTTGTGAAACCCGATACGATTTCAAACTGTTATCAAAAG gCTGGCTTCCTTCCTGGTGAAAACAGTGAACCTGAAGTCGAAGAAATATGGGACGTACCAATAGAACCAACAATATTTGAAGAGTATGTCCAATACGATAATAACGTCCAATGTTATGGACTTTTATCGGAAGAAGAAATAATAGCTGACATTAATAATGAAAATCAAGAAGAAGAGGACGATATTGATAATTATGAAGAAGAGTTGGAACCTCCCAGTTTTACAGAAGCTTTAAAAGCGTTGACGGTTATACGAAAATTTATTGAGCATAACAACATTGATGATGGCGAAACCGAGCGCCTTGaagaaaaaatgttcaaatacaGATTTCAAAAcacaacacaaacaaaaataactgattattttcttttgtaa